Proteins encoded together in one Chitinophaga varians window:
- a CDS encoding lactate utilization protein C has protein sequence MKISPAKENILKRVRNALSQPVQLPFPNSEGNSSVFKTENEGLELRFAEEFTRLQGKFVFCTSKAELLENLRLLSDNKDWRNVYCQTPALLKVIGKNDLPTLNQGNIHEADAAITDCEYLVARTGTVVLSAAQPSGRAVPVYAPVHIMVAYTHQLVFDLKDAFSRLKDKYGNDLPSAVSFATGPSRTADIEKTLVVGIHGPKEVYVFLVDE, from the coding sequence ATGAAGATTTCTCCTGCCAAGGAAAATATTCTGAAGAGAGTACGGAATGCGTTAAGCCAGCCTGTACAGTTGCCCTTCCCCAATTCGGAGGGCAACTCCTCTGTTTTCAAAACAGAGAACGAAGGGCTGGAGCTGAGGTTTGCAGAAGAATTTACCAGGTTACAGGGGAAATTTGTTTTCTGTACCAGCAAAGCGGAACTGCTCGAAAATCTGCGCCTGCTGTCAGATAATAAGGACTGGCGGAACGTATACTGCCAGACGCCTGCCCTGCTGAAAGTGATAGGTAAGAATGATCTGCCTACGCTGAACCAGGGTAATATACACGAAGCGGATGCAGCCATCACAGATTGCGAATACCTGGTGGCCCGCACCGGTACAGTAGTGCTCAGCGCCGCTCAACCCAGTGGAAGAGCGGTGCCGGTTTATGCGCCTGTTCACATTATGGTGGCTTATACCCACCAGCTGGTGTTTGACCTGAAAGACGCTTTCAGCAGACTGAAAGACAAATACGGCAACGACCTGCCTTCAGCAGTTTCTTTTGCTACAGGCCCGAGCCGCACGGCAGACATCGAAAAAACACTGGTAGTGGGCATCCACGGACCGAAAGAAGTATACGTATTTTTAGTAGACGAATAA
- the ftsH gene encoding ATP-dependent zinc metalloprotease FtsH translates to MEKGGNNFNKGSEKSPKKGPKFNIYWVYAFIGIALLAMNFFPDFRPSTKEISFQEFQVSYLKPGDVDKLVVVNKKYVEVYIKQDSLKLPKFTEVARSRFGGGLNPGPHYRFSIGSEESFKKDIDKAQEGIPMENQVKISYDERQSWFEPIFQLLLPIILIIGLWVLLMRKMGGPAGGSGGPGGIFNIGKSKATLFDKGTRVNITFNDVAGLDEAKVEVMEIVDFLKNPKKYTSLGGKIPKGALLVGPPGTGKTLLAKAMAGEAQVPFFSMSGSDFVELFVGVGASRVRDLFKQAREKAPCIIFIDEIDAIGRARGKNVMMSNDERENTLNQLLVEMDGFGTDSGIIILAATNRPDVLDSALLRPGRFDRQISIDKPDLAGRETIFEVHLKPIKTSPNLDVKKLASMTPGFAGADIANVCNEAALIAARKGKTQVEMEDFNDAIDRVIGGLEKKNKIISPEEKEVIAYHEAGHAICGWYLEHANPLVKVTIVPRGVAALGYAQYLPKEQYLYNTEQLLDDICMTLGGRAVEELVFGKISTGAQNDLQVITRMAYAMVTVYGMNDKIGNVSFYDPNSDQSFTKPYSEETSRMIDEEVRKLIDAAYVRTKNLLTERMEQVKTLAKELLEKEVLYQSDLERLIGKRPYDVPREHHLGKEGMTTDGVHPTDIINPSPSPANA, encoded by the coding sequence ATGGAAAAAGGAGGCAATAACTTCAACAAGGGTTCAGAGAAATCTCCAAAGAAAGGACCGAAGTTCAATATATACTGGGTATATGCTTTTATTGGCATCGCCCTGCTCGCAATGAACTTCTTCCCTGATTTCAGACCCTCTACCAAAGAGATCAGCTTCCAGGAATTTCAGGTAAGTTATTTGAAACCTGGGGACGTAGATAAATTGGTCGTTGTTAACAAGAAATATGTAGAAGTCTACATAAAACAGGACAGTCTTAAACTGCCCAAATTCACGGAAGTGGCCAGAAGCCGTTTTGGCGGCGGCCTGAATCCGGGCCCTCACTACCGCTTCTCTATTGGTAGTGAAGAAAGCTTCAAAAAGGACATCGACAAAGCCCAGGAAGGGATACCGATGGAAAACCAGGTCAAAATCTCCTATGACGAACGTCAAAGCTGGTTTGAACCGATCTTCCAGCTGCTGTTGCCCATTATCCTGATTATTGGCCTGTGGGTATTGCTGATGCGTAAAATGGGCGGCCCTGCCGGCGGTAGCGGTGGCCCGGGAGGTATCTTCAATATCGGCAAGTCAAAAGCCACCTTGTTTGATAAAGGCACCCGCGTAAACATCACGTTCAACGATGTGGCCGGCCTTGACGAAGCGAAAGTGGAAGTGATGGAAATCGTGGACTTCCTGAAAAATCCGAAAAAATACACCTCCCTGGGTGGTAAAATACCAAAAGGAGCCCTGCTGGTAGGCCCTCCGGGTACTGGTAAAACCTTGCTGGCCAAAGCGATGGCAGGGGAAGCACAGGTACCTTTCTTCTCCATGTCCGGTTCCGATTTCGTGGAACTGTTCGTGGGCGTAGGCGCCAGCCGTGTACGTGACCTGTTCAAACAAGCCCGTGAAAAAGCGCCTTGTATCATCTTCATCGATGAAATCGACGCGATCGGTCGCGCCAGAGGTAAAAACGTTATGATGAGCAACGATGAAAGGGAAAACACCCTGAACCAGCTGCTCGTGGAAATGGACGGTTTCGGTACCGACAGCGGTATCATCATCCTGGCGGCCACTAACCGCCCGGACGTACTGGACAGCGCCCTGCTGCGCCCAGGCCGTTTCGACCGTCAGATCTCTATTGACAAACCAGACCTGGCCGGAAGAGAAACCATTTTCGAGGTGCACCTGAAGCCAATCAAAACATCCCCTAACCTGGATGTGAAGAAACTGGCCTCTATGACTCCCGGTTTTGCCGGCGCCGATATCGCCAACGTATGTAACGAAGCGGCCCTGATCGCTGCCCGTAAAGGCAAGACACAGGTGGAAATGGAAGACTTCAACGACGCCATTGACCGTGTGATCGGTGGCCTTGAGAAGAAAAACAAAATCATCTCCCCGGAAGAAAAAGAAGTCATCGCTTATCACGAAGCCGGGCATGCTATCTGCGGATGGTACCTCGAACACGCTAACCCGCTGGTAAAGGTGACTATCGTTCCCCGCGGCGTGGCTGCGCTGGGATACGCACAATACCTACCGAAAGAACAATACCTGTACAATACCGAACAACTGCTGGACGATATCTGCATGACCCTCGGCGGCCGTGCGGTAGAGGAACTGGTATTCGGTAAAATATCCACCGGCGCACAAAACGACCTGCAGGTAATTACCCGTATGGCCTACGCCATGGTGACCGTATACGGTATGAACGATAAGATTGGTAACGTGTCTTTCTATGATCCAAACAGCGATCAGTCTTTCACCAAACCATACTCTGAAGAGACATCCCGGATGATCGATGAAGAAGTACGGAAACTGATCGATGCGGCTTATGTAAGGACTAAAAACCTGCTGACAGAAAGAATGGAACAGGTGAAAACCCTCGCCAAGGAACTGCTGGAAAAAGAAGTTTTATACCAGTCCGACCTGGAAAGGCTGATCGGCAAACGTCCGTATGATGTGCCGAGAGAACATCACCTGGGCAAGGAAGGCATGACTACTGACGGCGTACATCCGACAGACATCATCAATCCTTCTCCTTCACCTGCTAATGCATAA
- a CDS encoding SusC/RagA family TonB-linked outer membrane protein, translated as MRKVLFLLLAVLCVVGQAFAQSRNLTGKVTDGKDGSPIPGATIQVKGTTRGTATTPDGSFSLQVSANDVLVVSFIGFESKQVPVGNATTLKIALSTDSKSLDEVVVTGYTLEKKVNSTIAASTITGAKVNNISLPDVNQMLQGNAPGISVSTNSGQPGSKTEVRVRGIGSVSASNSPLYVLDGIIMSSGDFTQNTPSQDILSSLNPADIENITILKDASATALYGSRGSNGVVVITTKTGKKGQSRINFNGKFGFQNLAKSIPMMNATELLQYQRDGLANVLNADGTRKYSDADIKKFRPDHLADYNTDWMDLAFRTGKTQSYGINASGGNEKTTFYASGDYFKQDGILIGSNFSRYSGRLNVDHKFNDKFDLSVKMSGSYTDQNSAGPGNSYSSPLMGAITQVPWIPAKDENGNPYIGYVGGQPGSPTWSGVADIPDAWRPTLQGGNFLHTVANNYRKNNNTQTIFNAALGYNIIEGLRFVVKGNAELTNIREKQWTAPNSYDGRNYGGYLYNGSTSIGLYTAQQLLTYNFSINKDHNFRLLAGNEYSYQNRSYFLYAKNGFPGNQLQVPDVGANLFDGAGSESGYAFQGLIGKADYDYKSKYFLSASYRRDGSSRFPKNARYGNFYSVGAAWRITEEEFAKNISWLNDLKLRSSYGIMGNAEGLGKYSDFPFRGLYSLSGAYLGETAAFANQPGNPNLSWEKQNLFDIGLDFSVLNRRLYGSIGFYDKRSSALLMELPLSMTTGFEAINMNVGKMMNQGFEITIGGVPVATKNFTWTSDVNFATLRNKVLNLGGQQAIPAGSRQRIEVGRPFGSWYMPVWYGVDPQTGSPLWVGNDGKPTTSYTEAQNNRQFVGQALPKITGGWTNKINYKEFDLSMLITFSAGNKAYNSNRANLESDGSNTRNQAKDALDHWQKPGDISDRPKVVFGSITGNQISSRYLEDVSYARIRNLTLGYTLPKRLLGNMKLQSLRVYAQAENLYTLTSYKGWDPDINTNPLPPTSTASVATTNAGVDFYRYPTSRVFTFGISVGL; from the coding sequence ATGAGGAAAGTATTATTTCTCCTCCTGGCCGTGCTCTGCGTGGTCGGTCAGGCTTTTGCGCAAAGTCGCAACCTAACGGGGAAAGTTACCGACGGGAAAGACGGATCTCCTATACCTGGCGCAACCATCCAGGTAAAAGGTACCACCAGAGGTACAGCCACCACTCCAGACGGCTCATTCAGCCTGCAGGTATCTGCAAACGATGTATTAGTAGTATCATTTATCGGCTTTGAAAGCAAGCAAGTGCCTGTTGGAAATGCCACCACACTCAAAATCGCCCTCTCTACAGACTCCAAGAGCCTGGACGAGGTGGTAGTAACCGGTTATACCCTGGAGAAAAAAGTTAACTCCACTATTGCCGCATCTACCATTACCGGTGCAAAGGTGAACAACATTTCCCTGCCTGATGTAAACCAGATGCTGCAGGGTAATGCTCCCGGTATTTCCGTGTCCACCAACTCCGGCCAGCCCGGCTCTAAAACTGAGGTAAGGGTACGTGGTATTGGTTCTGTGTCCGCCAGCAACAGCCCACTGTATGTACTGGACGGTATTATCATGTCCTCTGGTGATTTCACGCAGAACACACCTTCCCAGGACATCCTTTCCAGCCTGAACCCTGCCGACATTGAAAACATTACCATTCTGAAAGACGCGTCTGCAACAGCGCTCTACGGTTCCCGTGGTTCCAACGGTGTGGTGGTTATTACTACCAAAACCGGTAAAAAAGGCCAGAGCAGAATCAATTTCAATGGTAAATTTGGTTTCCAGAACCTGGCCAAAAGCATCCCGATGATGAACGCCACCGAGCTGCTGCAATATCAGCGCGATGGACTGGCCAACGTTTTAAATGCAGATGGCACCAGAAAATACTCTGATGCTGACATTAAAAAATTCCGTCCTGATCACCTGGCTGATTATAACACAGACTGGATGGACCTGGCTTTCCGTACAGGCAAGACCCAGTCCTACGGCATCAACGCCAGCGGCGGTAATGAAAAAACCACCTTCTACGCTTCCGGCGATTACTTCAAACAAGACGGTATCCTGATTGGCAGCAACTTTAGCCGCTATTCCGGTCGCCTGAACGTAGATCACAAGTTCAACGATAAATTTGATCTGAGCGTGAAAATGAGCGGTTCCTATACCGATCAGAACAGCGCCGGTCCAGGTAACTCCTACTCTTCTCCGCTGATGGGCGCCATCACACAGGTTCCCTGGATCCCTGCGAAAGACGAGAACGGTAATCCTTATATCGGTTATGTAGGCGGACAGCCTGGTTCTCCTACCTGGTCCGGTGTTGCCGACATTCCTGATGCATGGCGTCCAACCCTGCAGGGTGGTAACTTCCTGCACACTGTTGCCAACAACTACCGCAAGAACAACAATACACAAACGATCTTCAACGCAGCCCTGGGTTACAACATCATTGAAGGTCTGCGCTTTGTGGTAAAGGGTAATGCTGAACTCACCAACATCCGTGAGAAACAATGGACTGCGCCGAACTCCTACGATGGCCGCAACTATGGCGGTTATCTGTACAACGGCAGCACCAGCATTGGTCTGTATACTGCACAACAGTTGCTGACTTACAACTTCAGCATCAACAAAGATCATAACTTCCGCCTGTTGGCCGGTAATGAATATTCTTACCAGAACCGCAGTTATTTCCTGTATGCAAAGAATGGTTTCCCTGGTAATCAGTTGCAGGTGCCTGACGTAGGTGCTAACCTGTTTGATGGTGCCGGTAGCGAAAGCGGTTATGCTTTCCAGGGCCTGATCGGCAAAGCTGACTACGACTATAAATCCAAATACTTCCTGAGCGCCAGCTACAGAAGAGACGGTTCTTCCCGTTTCCCTAAAAATGCCCGCTACGGTAACTTCTACTCTGTAGGCGCTGCATGGCGTATTACGGAAGAAGAGTTTGCCAAAAACATCTCCTGGCTGAACGATCTGAAACTGCGCTCCAGCTATGGTATCATGGGTAACGCAGAAGGGCTGGGTAAATACTCTGACTTCCCTTTCCGCGGCCTGTACAGCCTTTCCGGTGCTTACCTGGGTGAAACAGCTGCATTCGCCAACCAGCCTGGTAATCCTAACCTGAGCTGGGAAAAACAAAACCTGTTCGACATCGGACTGGATTTCAGCGTGCTGAATCGTCGTTTATACGGTAGCATTGGTTTTTATGACAAACGTTCCTCTGCCCTGCTGATGGAACTGCCGCTGTCCATGACCACTGGTTTTGAAGCGATCAACATGAACGTTGGTAAAATGATGAACCAGGGCTTTGAAATAACTATCGGTGGTGTTCCGGTAGCTACTAAAAACTTTACCTGGACTTCCGACGTGAACTTCGCTACCCTGCGTAACAAAGTATTGAACCTGGGTGGCCAGCAGGCTATCCCTGCCGGTTCCAGACAACGTATTGAAGTGGGCAGACCCTTCGGTTCCTGGTACATGCCGGTATGGTACGGTGTAGATCCGCAAACTGGCAGCCCACTGTGGGTTGGCAACGACGGTAAACCTACCACCAGCTACACAGAAGCACAGAACAACAGACAGTTTGTAGGTCAAGCACTGCCTAAAATCACTGGCGGCTGGACCAACAAAATCAACTACAAGGAATTTGACCTGTCTATGCTGATCACTTTCAGCGCTGGCAACAAAGCCTACAACTCCAACCGCGCCAACCTGGAGAGTGACGGTTCCAACACCCGTAACCAGGCAAAAGACGCATTGGACCACTGGCAAAAGCCTGGTGATATCTCCGACAGACCAAAAGTAGTTTTCGGTAGCATCACTGGTAATCAGATTTCTTCCCGTTATCTGGAAGATGTTTCTTACGCCAGAATCAGAAACCTCACCCTGGGTTATACACTGCCCAAACGTCTGTTGGGTAACATGAAACTGCAGTCTCTGCGTGTTTATGCACAGGCTGAGAATCTGTACACCCTGACCAGCTACAAAGGATGGGACCCGGATATCAACACTAACCCGCTGCCTCCAACCAGCACTGCCTCCGTTGCTACTACCAACGCAGGTGTTGATTTCTATCGTTATCCTACTTCCCGCGTGTTCACATTTGGTATCAGTGTAGGATTGTAA
- a CDS encoding UDP-2,3-diacylglucosamine diphosphatase encodes MEIPLPANKKIYFASDFHLGAPNMTVSREREKLIVQWLEMVEKDAAHIFLVGDLFDFWFEYKHVIPKGYTRLLGKLADLTDKGIGISVFIGNHDMWMDGYFEDELNIPVYYEPQEYTINGKKFYIGHGDGLGPGDHGYKFLKKIFRNPVCRWLFSCIHPVMGISLANYFSRKSRAATGQELEHFLGEDQEWLAIYSREVLQREHFDYFIFGHRHLPLDLKVGPDSRYINLGEWLNYTSYAVFDGASTTLEFFTEAGAKLARSGVKDLVQDRR; translated from the coding sequence ATGGAAATTCCTTTACCAGCCAATAAGAAAATATACTTTGCTTCCGATTTTCACCTCGGGGCGCCCAACATGACCGTCAGCCGGGAGCGGGAGAAACTCATCGTGCAATGGCTGGAAATGGTGGAAAAAGATGCTGCGCATATCTTTCTGGTTGGAGACCTTTTCGATTTCTGGTTTGAATATAAACATGTGATCCCCAAAGGATATACCCGCCTGCTGGGCAAACTGGCGGACCTGACTGACAAAGGCATCGGGATATCCGTATTTATCGGCAACCATGATATGTGGATGGACGGCTACTTTGAAGACGAGCTGAACATCCCGGTTTATTATGAGCCTCAGGAATATACCATAAATGGTAAGAAGTTTTACATTGGCCATGGTGACGGGCTGGGGCCCGGCGACCATGGATACAAATTCCTCAAGAAGATTTTCCGCAATCCTGTATGCCGCTGGTTGTTTTCCTGTATTCATCCGGTAATGGGCATCTCACTGGCCAACTACTTTAGTCGCAAGAGCCGGGCCGCTACCGGCCAGGAACTGGAGCATTTTCTGGGAGAAGACCAGGAATGGCTGGCTATCTACAGTCGTGAAGTATTGCAGCGGGAGCATTTCGACTATTTTATTTTCGGTCACCGGCACCTGCCGCTGGACCTGAAGGTGGGGCCTGACAGCCGTTATATCAACCTCGGCGAATGGCTTAACTATACTTCCTACGCTGTGTTCGACGGTGCTTCCACCACGCTGGAGTTCTTTACCGAAGCGGGCGCGAAACTGGCACGGTCAGGCGTCAAGGATCTCGTGCAGGATAGGCGGTGA
- a CDS encoding LuxR C-terminal-related transcriptional regulator: MKNKYLKGAHLSERKFKEILRLFADDLTATQIADISGVSRVTINSYLKKLRNQIARFCEAQHPAPVPVVAYDNRLVETQTDHDGDTLVAVKPEVDRIVKPVIFGICRIADRLHTEILPDVSRPMIHAATRGRSVLETLDTTERLRRFNGVVDLGQYRLYRLGSSTTDTVNGGPLMDEVDAFWGLTKHRLAKFKGLNRNTAYLHLKECEYRFNHRNEDLYSVLLELLKNYPLTLS, from the coding sequence ATGAAAAACAAGTACTTAAAAGGTGCTCACTTATCTGAGCGCAAGTTTAAGGAGATCCTGCGGCTGTTCGCCGACGATCTCACTGCGACGCAGATCGCGGATATCAGCGGAGTAAGCAGAGTAACGATCAACAGTTACCTGAAAAAGCTTAGAAACCAGATAGCCCGTTTTTGTGAGGCGCAGCATCCAGCGCCGGTTCCGGTCGTAGCCTACGACAACCGGCTGGTTGAAACCCAGACAGACCACGACGGCGATACGCTGGTGGCTGTCAAACCGGAAGTTGACCGCATCGTAAAGCCGGTCATTTTTGGTATCTGCAGAATTGCTGACCGGTTGCACACCGAAATTTTACCTGATGTAAGCAGACCTATGATCCACGCCGCCACCCGCGGCCGTTCCGTGTTGGAAACACTGGATACGACGGAGCGTTTGCGTCGGTTTAACGGGGTGGTGGACCTGGGCCAGTACCGTTTGTACCGACTGGGTAGTTCAACGACAGACACCGTTAACGGCGGACCGTTAATGGACGAAGTAGATGCATTCTGGGGACTTACCAAGCATCGCCTGGCCAAGTTCAAGGGATTGAACCGTAATACGGCTTATTTGCATCTGAAAGAATGTGAGTACAGGTTTAATCATCGTAATGAGGACCTGTACAGCGTGTTGCTGGAGTTGTTAAAAAACTACCCGCTCACCCTTTCCTGA
- the rsfS gene encoding ribosome silencing factor: protein MAPLTVLSTRKKAQTRLTRESEIFTTIIKAIQEKKGENIVSLDLRQIPEAVADFFVICEANSNTQVRAIADFVAHEVELKLGEAPYKHEGFTAQQWILVDYVNIVVHIFQPETRKFYNLEEMWSDADRMDHNDD, encoded by the coding sequence TTGGCACCCTTAACCGTTCTGAGCACGAGGAAAAAGGCCCAAACGCGCCTGACCAGAGAAAGTGAAATTTTTACCACCATCATAAAAGCCATACAGGAAAAGAAGGGGGAAAATATCGTATCCCTGGATTTACGCCAGATTCCTGAAGCCGTGGCCGATTTCTTTGTAATATGTGAAGCCAATTCCAATACCCAGGTAAGAGCTATCGCCGATTTTGTAGCACACGAAGTAGAACTGAAGCTAGGTGAAGCCCCTTATAAACACGAGGGTTTTACTGCTCAACAGTGGATACTGGTGGACTACGTAAATATTGTAGTGCATATTTTCCAGCCGGAAACAAGGAAGTTCTATAATCTCGAGGAAATGTGGAGTGACGCCGACAGGATGGACCACAACGATGACTGA
- a CDS encoding efflux RND transporter permease subunit encodes MWQRLASFVLKFRLTLLLLLLVATGVMAFYASKVQMSYDYVATIPHDNPKFLEYQEFKKKFGGDGNMLVLGVQTDKFFQADFFRDYLQLNHDLKKISAVENILSVPLAINLVKNDSTQKLEAGLLFKDSSYTQAQIDSLAGVFRTLLFYRGLLYNPDTKAYMMAIYVNKDVFNSPKRTAVVAEINKLAQAFQDKHHTEVHLSGLPLIRTVMAVKVADELKLFLKISFLLTGLILFLFFRSFGAVLMSMVVVAIGVVWSVATIVLMGYKITLLTGLIPSLIVVIGIPNCVYFLSKYHTEYAKHGNKTKALVRMIQRMGIVTLFTNLTAAIGFGVFCFTNSAILKEFGVVAGLNIMFIFLISFIFLPSVLSFLPPPKTKHTNYLENGFLGSVLDFLTTLVFKYRKPVYFVTGALVIAALVGMSRLKSVGYMLDDIPKTDKLYTDLKFFENNFKGVMPLEIAVDTKRKNGVVNLQTLNKLDELTQLIAAQPDFARPLSVVEGIKFAKQAYYNGDSSNYAVPNTFDLGFLAPYLRMKSAGTGANASASTFSKLVASFMDSTRQVARVSVNMKDVGSQRLPQLMDSLEPKVTAIFDTAHYKVTFTGTSVIFQEGTRFIINGLTESILLAFVLIMVCMLYLFRSWRMLLISLIPNIIPLVVTAGIMGWVGVALKPSTVLVFSVALGIAIDVTIRFLVNFKQELPHHNLDISATVKQTIHETGLSIIYTSMILFAGFMIFSFSEFGGTKALGWLTSLTLVVAMITNLTILPALLLWMEKALLKKARKKELWKPLDEEEDIEMSKLGVNDTE; translated from the coding sequence ATGTGGCAACGTTTAGCCAGCTTTGTGCTAAAATTCCGACTAACGCTCCTACTCCTGTTATTGGTCGCCACCGGCGTCATGGCATTTTATGCCTCCAAGGTGCAGATGTCTTACGACTATGTGGCCACCATACCGCATGATAATCCGAAATTTCTGGAGTACCAGGAGTTTAAGAAGAAGTTTGGCGGAGATGGAAATATGCTGGTGCTGGGCGTACAGACCGATAAATTTTTTCAGGCAGACTTTTTCCGTGACTACCTGCAGCTGAATCATGATCTGAAGAAGATCAGCGCCGTGGAAAATATACTGAGCGTTCCGCTGGCCATCAACCTGGTAAAGAACGACAGTACACAGAAACTGGAAGCCGGCCTGCTGTTTAAGGACAGCAGTTACACACAGGCGCAGATAGACAGTTTAGCGGGTGTTTTCAGGACGCTGCTGTTTTACAGGGGATTACTCTATAATCCCGATACAAAGGCCTATATGATGGCCATTTATGTTAATAAGGACGTTTTTAATTCTCCTAAGCGTACCGCTGTTGTTGCAGAAATCAATAAACTGGCACAGGCCTTCCAGGACAAGCATCATACAGAAGTTCATTTAAGCGGCCTCCCCCTGATTCGTACAGTCATGGCCGTTAAGGTTGCGGATGAACTGAAACTTTTCCTGAAGATCTCTTTTCTGCTGACGGGCCTCATTCTCTTTTTATTTTTCCGTTCTTTCGGTGCGGTGCTGATGTCGATGGTGGTGGTAGCTATCGGCGTGGTGTGGTCTGTGGCCACTATCGTGCTGATGGGATACAAGATCACGCTGTTGACAGGTTTGATACCATCGCTGATTGTGGTGATCGGTATCCCCAATTGCGTGTACTTCCTCAGCAAGTACCATACAGAATATGCGAAGCATGGCAATAAGACGAAAGCGCTGGTGCGTATGATACAGCGGATGGGTATTGTGACGTTGTTTACCAATCTTACCGCCGCTATTGGTTTTGGCGTGTTTTGTTTTACCAACAGCGCTATCCTGAAAGAGTTCGGTGTGGTAGCGGGACTGAACATTATGTTCATCTTCCTGATCTCCTTTATTTTCCTGCCGTCTGTGTTGAGTTTCCTGCCTCCTCCGAAGACCAAACATACCAATTACCTGGAGAATGGTTTCCTGGGCTCGGTGCTGGATTTTCTTACCACGCTGGTGTTTAAATACCGTAAGCCGGTATACTTTGTTACCGGTGCGCTGGTGATTGCTGCATTGGTGGGCATGAGCCGGCTGAAATCTGTGGGGTATATGCTGGACGATATCCCGAAGACAGACAAACTGTATACTGATCTGAAGTTTTTTGAGAATAATTTTAAAGGGGTGATGCCTTTGGAGATTGCTGTGGACACCAAACGCAAGAACGGCGTGGTGAACCTGCAAACGCTCAACAAGCTGGATGAACTGACACAGCTGATTGCAGCGCAGCCTGATTTTGCGCGGCCTTTATCCGTAGTGGAAGGTATCAAGTTTGCGAAGCAGGCGTATTACAACGGCGACAGTTCCAACTATGCCGTGCCTAATACGTTTGATCTGGGTTTTCTGGCGCCTTATCTCCGGATGAAATCCGCCGGTACCGGTGCTAACGCTTCCGCCTCTACGTTTTCAAAACTGGTGGCTTCATTTATGGACAGTACCAGGCAGGTGGCGCGTGTGAGTGTGAATATGAAGGACGTGGGATCGCAACGGCTGCCTCAGCTGATGGACTCGCTGGAGCCGAAAGTGACTGCTATTTTTGACACTGCGCATTATAAAGTGACCTTCACCGGTACCAGCGTTATTTTCCAGGAAGGTACACGTTTCATTATCAACGGTTTAACAGAGAGTATCCTGTTGGCTTTTGTATTGATCATGGTATGTATGCTTTACCTGTTCCGTTCGTGGCGGATGTTGCTGATATCACTGATCCCGAATATTATTCCACTGGTAGTTACCGCGGGAATAATGGGATGGGTTGGCGTGGCCCTGAAGCCTTCCACAGTACTGGTGTTCAGCGTGGCCTTGGGTATAGCCATTGACGTAACCATCCGTTTTCTGGTGAATTTCAAGCAGGAGCTGCCGCATCATAATCTAGACATATCGGCCACGGTGAAGCAGACTATTCATGAAACGGGGCTGAGTATTATTTACACGTCGATGATCCTGTTTGCCGGGTTTATGATTTTCAGTTTCTCTGAATTCGGAGGTACCAAGGCGTTAGGATGGCTGACCTCCCTGACGCTGGTGGTAGCGATGATCACGAACCTGACTATTCTGCCGGCTTTGTTGTTGTGGATGGAGAAAGCTTTGTTAAAGAAAGCGAGGAAAAAAGAGTTGTGGAAACCACTGGATGAAGAGGAAGATATCGAGATGTCTAAACTGGGTGTAAACGACACCGAGTAA
- the recO gene encoding DNA repair protein RecO — MLHKTRGIVLRTVKYGDTSVIVGIFTELFGLQSYIVNGVRSSKPKAAKGNLLQPGNILEMVVYHHEVKNLHRISEFKLGYIYTSLHYNVVKNTIALYLIELLQKSLKQPEQQLELYYFTENTLQLLDGSPTAVIANLPLFYTLKLAEFLGFRLNGHFSEYTPYLDLQEGTFCYLPPHHTDHLDPEYSELTDRLIQCSEVQQLAAVSMAKEKRRKLLYAYLDFLRLHMPDFTELHSPPILHEILDA; from the coding sequence TTGCTTCACAAAACACGCGGCATAGTATTACGTACGGTGAAATATGGCGACACGAGCGTGATCGTGGGCATTTTCACGGAGCTGTTCGGGCTGCAATCGTATATCGTTAATGGTGTCCGGTCTTCCAAGCCCAAAGCGGCCAAAGGCAACCTGCTCCAACCCGGCAATATCCTCGAAATGGTGGTGTATCACCATGAAGTCAAAAACCTGCACCGCATTTCCGAGTTCAAACTAGGCTATATCTATACTTCCCTGCATTACAACGTGGTCAAAAACACGATTGCGCTGTATCTCATCGAACTGCTGCAGAAAAGCCTGAAGCAACCGGAGCAACAGCTCGAACTGTACTATTTTACGGAAAATACGCTGCAACTGCTGGATGGTTCTCCCACGGCGGTTATTGCCAACCTGCCCCTGTTTTATACCCTCAAACTGGCGGAATTTCTGGGCTTCCGGCTCAACGGCCACTTCTCGGAATATACGCCCTACCTGGACTTGCAGGAGGGAACGTTCTGCTATCTGCCGCCCCACCATACCGACCATCTGGACCCCGAATACAGTGAGCTCACCGACCGGCTGATTCAATGCAGCGAAGTGCAGCAGCTGGCAGCAGTCAGCATGGCAAAAGAAAAGAGAAGAAAGTTATTATACGCTTATCTGGATTTTCTCCGGCTGCATATGCCGGATTTTACGGAATTACACTCACCGCCTATCCTGCACGAGATCCTTGACGCCTGA